From Amphiprion ocellaris isolate individual 3 ecotype Okinawa chromosome 2, ASM2253959v1, whole genome shotgun sequence, a single genomic window includes:
- the ifi30b gene encoding gamma-interferon-inducible lysosomal thiol reductase, with protein sequence MKLSGLLAAFLLFCTYRTCFGMSHPKPACRYPPSQWCRSLEIALECKVQKQCMEVNAIRPNQTVPPVSVTLYYESMCPDCRIFITQQLFPTWTMLQDIMAVTLVPYGNAQEFPSANSPFSCQHGEPECRGNMIEACIIHLTGHSAAFHIIYCMESSADVLNAAQPCLQLYAPSIAWSTVDSCVEGGLGYQLMHKNAVMTRALNPAHTYVPWVTINGEYTEENEDKAMSSLFQLVCQLYKGVKPPACTGAAVRLNRSLC encoded by the exons ATGAAGCTGTCCGGGCTGCTGGCTGCGTTTTTGCTGTTCTGTACTTACCGGACATGTTTCGGGATGTCTCATCCTAAACCGGCCTGTCGGTATCCTCCGTCACAGTGGTGTCGGTCACTGGAAATAGCGTTGGAGTGTAAG gTTCAGAAGCAGTGTATGGAGGTGAATGCCATTCGGCCCAACCAGACTGTTCCTCCGGTATCTGTCACTCTGTACTATGAGAGCATGTGTCCAGACTGCAGAATCTTCATCACCCAGCAGCTGTTCCCCACCTGGACGATGCTGCAGGACATCATGGCCGTCACACTGGTGCCTTATGGGAACGCTCAG GAGTTTCCATCAGCAAATTCGCCCTTCAGTTGTCAGCATGGAGAGCCTGAGTGCAGAGGAAACATGATTGAG GCCTGCATCATCCATTTAACTGGGCACTCGGCTGCATTTCACATAATCTACTGCATGGAGTCGTCTGCAGATGTTCTGAATGCTGCACAGCCT TGTCTCCAGCTGTACGCTCCCTCTATCGCCTGGTCCACTGTTGACTCCTGTGTGGAAGGAGGTCTGGGATACCAGCTGATGCACAAAAATGCTGTCATGACCAGAGCTCTGAACCCTGCCCACACATACGTCCCCTGGGTCACCATCAATGGg GAATACACGGAAGAGAATGAAGACAAGGCAATGTCATCCCTTTTCCAACTGGTTTGTCAGCTGTACAAG GGCGTGAAGCCTCCAGCCTGCACTGGAGCTGCGGTCCGACTGAACAGAAGCCTCTGCTGA
- the LOC111573943 gene encoding phosphatidylinositol 3-kinase regulatory subunit gamma-like isoform X1 — protein sequence MAAESFQLWTEDNELQPADLPMSLLASLHLRDEAVVINENTNHMGDNPEPHPVFPVMMSSLLNQSRQQADISMSSRPEPPPADQEFFETEMSQNDSEAQSPTPTSFLQDLQSYADHNDAFPALRTNVTKEGELQPENNITKAMAACESSTDNHQLSEAEWYWGNISREEVNEMMRNTPDGTFLVRDASSRIKGEYTLTLRKDGYNRLIKIDHHGGKYGFSEPLAFPSVVDLIQYYQKKSLAQYNSKLDTRLLYPISRYQQQQILMEVDIDTAGEQLRIFHDQYKEKSKEYDRLFEELNQTSQELQSKRTAIEAFGEIIRIFEEECETQERYSKEYIDMFLTLDSNTETDKIQSNSDELQSRVEEIHNSKKKLEEELRNKAMAHMEVDRKINSLKPDLVQLRKIRDQYLLWLTQQGTRQSQINDWLGIRNEEEDPYTLADDIHQEERSWYVGGMRRKEAEELLRGRRDGTFLIRDSQTQSGSFACSVVVDGDVKHCVIYRTSTGYGFAEPYNLYSSLRELVLHYRHTSLIQHNQQLNVTLAWPALSQQSS from the exons ATGGCAGCGGAGAGTTTTCAGCTTTGGACAGAGGACAACGAGCTACAGCCAGCTGATTTGCCAATGTCACTGCTAGCATCCCTCCATCTCAGGGATGAGGCTGTGGTCATCAATGAGAACACCAACCACATGGGGGATAATCCTGAGCCCCATCCTGTCTTTCCCGTGATGATGTCATCACTGCTTAACCAGTCACGACAGCAAGCAGACATATCCATGAGCAGTAGGCCTGAGCCTCCACCAGCAGATCAAG AGTTCTTTGAGACTGAGATGAGCCAAAACGACAGCGAGGCACAGTCTCCCACCCCGACATCGTTCCTGCAGGATCTTCAATCCTATGCTGATCACAATGATGCATTTCCTGCGCTGAGAACCAATGTCACCAAGGAAGGAG AACTTCAACCAGAGAACAATATAACCAAAGCTATGGCAGCATGTGAGTCCAGCACTGACAACCACCAGCTGTCTGAAGCAGAGTGGTACTGGGGCAACATCTCAAG AGAGGAAGTAAATGAGATGATGAGGAACACTCCTGATGGCACATTCCTTGTCCGAGATGCTTCCAGTAGGATAAAGGGGGAATATACTCTGACACTAAG AAAAGATGGCTACAACAGACTCATAAAAATCGACCATCATGGGGGGAAGTATGGCTTTTCAGAGCCACTGGCCTTTCCCTCTGTGGTGGACCTGATCCAGTATTACCAGAAGAAGTCACTAGCACAGTACAATTCTAAACTGGATACACGGTTACTCTATCCAATATCCAGATACCAGCAG CAGCAGATTTTGATGGAAGTTGACATTGATACAGCTGGAGAACAACTGAGGATATTTCATGATCAATACAAAGAGAAGAGCAAAGAGTATGACCGTCTGTTTGAGGAGTTAAATCAAACCTCCCAg GAACTGCAGAGCAAGCGAACGGCCATTGAGGCTTTTGGTGAAATCATTCGGATTTTCGAGGAGGAGTGTGAAACCCAAGAACGCTACAGCAAAGAATACATTGACATGTTCCTCACATTGGACAGCAATACAGAGACTGACAA GATTCAAAGTAACTCAGATGAACTGCAGTCGAGGGTGGAAGAGATCCACAACAGCAAGAAGAAGTTAGAAGAAGAGCTGAGAAACAAGGCGATGGCTCACATGGAGGTCGACAGGAAAATTAACAGCCTGAAGCCTGACCTTGTGCAGCTCAGAAAGATCAGAGATCAATACCTGCT CTGGCTCACGCAGCAAGGCACTAGGCAGAGCCAGATTAACGACTGGCTGGGTATTAGGAACGAAGAAGAAGA CCCCTACACTCTAGCAGATGATATCCACCAGGAGGAGAGGAGCTGGTATGTTGGAGGCATGAGACGAAAAGAGGCGGAGGAGCTGCTGAGAGGGCGGAGGGATGGGACTTTTTTAATCAGAGACAGTCAGACTCAGAGTGGCTCTTTTGCCTGCTCTGTTGT TGTGGACGGGGATGTGAAACACTGTGTGATCTACAGGACGTCCACAGGATATGGCTTTGCTGAGCCCTACAACCTGTATTCATCACTGAGAGAGCTTGTGCTCCATTATCGACATACATCTCTGATCCAACACAACCAGCAGCTGAATGTAACCCTGGCCTGGCCTGCTCTCAGCCAGCAGTCCAGCTGA
- the LOC111573943 gene encoding phosphatidylinositol 3-kinase regulatory subunit gamma-like isoform X2, whose amino-acid sequence MAAESFQLWTEDNELQPADLPMSLLASLHLRDEAVVINENTNHMGDNPEPHPVFPVMMSSLLNQSRQQADISMSSRPEPPPADQEFFETEMSQNDSEAQSPTPTSFLQDLQSYADHNDAFPALRTNVTKEGELQPENNITKAMAACESSTDNHQLSEAEWYWGNISREEVNEMMRNTPDGTFLVRDASSRIKGEYTLTLRKDGYNRLIKIDHHGGKYGFSEPLAFPSVVDLIQYYQKKSLAQYNSKLDTRLLYPISRYQQQILMEVDIDTAGEQLRIFHDQYKEKSKEYDRLFEELNQTSQELQSKRTAIEAFGEIIRIFEEECETQERYSKEYIDMFLTLDSNTETDKIQSNSDELQSRVEEIHNSKKKLEEELRNKAMAHMEVDRKINSLKPDLVQLRKIRDQYLLWLTQQGTRQSQINDWLGIRNEEEDPYTLADDIHQEERSWYVGGMRRKEAEELLRGRRDGTFLIRDSQTQSGSFACSVVVDGDVKHCVIYRTSTGYGFAEPYNLYSSLRELVLHYRHTSLIQHNQQLNVTLAWPALSQQSS is encoded by the exons ATGGCAGCGGAGAGTTTTCAGCTTTGGACAGAGGACAACGAGCTACAGCCAGCTGATTTGCCAATGTCACTGCTAGCATCCCTCCATCTCAGGGATGAGGCTGTGGTCATCAATGAGAACACCAACCACATGGGGGATAATCCTGAGCCCCATCCTGTCTTTCCCGTGATGATGTCATCACTGCTTAACCAGTCACGACAGCAAGCAGACATATCCATGAGCAGTAGGCCTGAGCCTCCACCAGCAGATCAAG AGTTCTTTGAGACTGAGATGAGCCAAAACGACAGCGAGGCACAGTCTCCCACCCCGACATCGTTCCTGCAGGATCTTCAATCCTATGCTGATCACAATGATGCATTTCCTGCGCTGAGAACCAATGTCACCAAGGAAGGAG AACTTCAACCAGAGAACAATATAACCAAAGCTATGGCAGCATGTGAGTCCAGCACTGACAACCACCAGCTGTCTGAAGCAGAGTGGTACTGGGGCAACATCTCAAG AGAGGAAGTAAATGAGATGATGAGGAACACTCCTGATGGCACATTCCTTGTCCGAGATGCTTCCAGTAGGATAAAGGGGGAATATACTCTGACACTAAG AAAAGATGGCTACAACAGACTCATAAAAATCGACCATCATGGGGGGAAGTATGGCTTTTCAGAGCCACTGGCCTTTCCCTCTGTGGTGGACCTGATCCAGTATTACCAGAAGAAGTCACTAGCACAGTACAATTCTAAACTGGATACACGGTTACTCTATCCAATATCCAGATACCAGCAG CAGATTTTGATGGAAGTTGACATTGATACAGCTGGAGAACAACTGAGGATATTTCATGATCAATACAAAGAGAAGAGCAAAGAGTATGACCGTCTGTTTGAGGAGTTAAATCAAACCTCCCAg GAACTGCAGAGCAAGCGAACGGCCATTGAGGCTTTTGGTGAAATCATTCGGATTTTCGAGGAGGAGTGTGAAACCCAAGAACGCTACAGCAAAGAATACATTGACATGTTCCTCACATTGGACAGCAATACAGAGACTGACAA GATTCAAAGTAACTCAGATGAACTGCAGTCGAGGGTGGAAGAGATCCACAACAGCAAGAAGAAGTTAGAAGAAGAGCTGAGAAACAAGGCGATGGCTCACATGGAGGTCGACAGGAAAATTAACAGCCTGAAGCCTGACCTTGTGCAGCTCAGAAAGATCAGAGATCAATACCTGCT CTGGCTCACGCAGCAAGGCACTAGGCAGAGCCAGATTAACGACTGGCTGGGTATTAGGAACGAAGAAGAAGA CCCCTACACTCTAGCAGATGATATCCACCAGGAGGAGAGGAGCTGGTATGTTGGAGGCATGAGACGAAAAGAGGCGGAGGAGCTGCTGAGAGGGCGGAGGGATGGGACTTTTTTAATCAGAGACAGTCAGACTCAGAGTGGCTCTTTTGCCTGCTCTGTTGT TGTGGACGGGGATGTGAAACACTGTGTGATCTACAGGACGTCCACAGGATATGGCTTTGCTGAGCCCTACAACCTGTATTCATCACTGAGAGAGCTTGTGCTCCATTATCGACATACATCTCTGATCCAACACAACCAGCAGCTGAATGTAACCCTGGCCTGGCCTGCTCTCAGCCAGCAGTCCAGCTGA
- the LOC111573943 gene encoding phosphatidylinositol 3-kinase regulatory subunit gamma-like isoform X3 — translation MAAESFQLWTEDNELQPADLPMSLLASLHLRDEAVVINENTNHMGDNPEPHPVFPVMMSSLLNQSRQQADISMSSRPEPPPADQEFFETEMSQNDSEAQSPTPTSFLQDLQSYADHNDAFPALRTNVTKEGELQPENNITKAMAACESSTDNHQLSEAEWYWGNISREEVNEMMRNTPDGTFLVRDASSRIKGEYTLTLRKDGYNRLIKIDHHGGKYGFSEPLAFPSVVDLIQYYQKKSLAQYNSKLDTRLLYPISRYQQELQSKRTAIEAFGEIIRIFEEECETQERYSKEYIDMFLTLDSNTETDKIQSNSDELQSRVEEIHNSKKKLEEELRNKAMAHMEVDRKINSLKPDLVQLRKIRDQYLLWLTQQGTRQSQINDWLGIRNEEEDPYTLADDIHQEERSWYVGGMRRKEAEELLRGRRDGTFLIRDSQTQSGSFACSVVVDGDVKHCVIYRTSTGYGFAEPYNLYSSLRELVLHYRHTSLIQHNQQLNVTLAWPALSQQSS, via the exons ATGGCAGCGGAGAGTTTTCAGCTTTGGACAGAGGACAACGAGCTACAGCCAGCTGATTTGCCAATGTCACTGCTAGCATCCCTCCATCTCAGGGATGAGGCTGTGGTCATCAATGAGAACACCAACCACATGGGGGATAATCCTGAGCCCCATCCTGTCTTTCCCGTGATGATGTCATCACTGCTTAACCAGTCACGACAGCAAGCAGACATATCCATGAGCAGTAGGCCTGAGCCTCCACCAGCAGATCAAG AGTTCTTTGAGACTGAGATGAGCCAAAACGACAGCGAGGCACAGTCTCCCACCCCGACATCGTTCCTGCAGGATCTTCAATCCTATGCTGATCACAATGATGCATTTCCTGCGCTGAGAACCAATGTCACCAAGGAAGGAG AACTTCAACCAGAGAACAATATAACCAAAGCTATGGCAGCATGTGAGTCCAGCACTGACAACCACCAGCTGTCTGAAGCAGAGTGGTACTGGGGCAACATCTCAAG AGAGGAAGTAAATGAGATGATGAGGAACACTCCTGATGGCACATTCCTTGTCCGAGATGCTTCCAGTAGGATAAAGGGGGAATATACTCTGACACTAAG AAAAGATGGCTACAACAGACTCATAAAAATCGACCATCATGGGGGGAAGTATGGCTTTTCAGAGCCACTGGCCTTTCCCTCTGTGGTGGACCTGATCCAGTATTACCAGAAGAAGTCACTAGCACAGTACAATTCTAAACTGGATACACGGTTACTCTATCCAATATCCAGATACCAGCAG GAACTGCAGAGCAAGCGAACGGCCATTGAGGCTTTTGGTGAAATCATTCGGATTTTCGAGGAGGAGTGTGAAACCCAAGAACGCTACAGCAAAGAATACATTGACATGTTCCTCACATTGGACAGCAATACAGAGACTGACAA GATTCAAAGTAACTCAGATGAACTGCAGTCGAGGGTGGAAGAGATCCACAACAGCAAGAAGAAGTTAGAAGAAGAGCTGAGAAACAAGGCGATGGCTCACATGGAGGTCGACAGGAAAATTAACAGCCTGAAGCCTGACCTTGTGCAGCTCAGAAAGATCAGAGATCAATACCTGCT CTGGCTCACGCAGCAAGGCACTAGGCAGAGCCAGATTAACGACTGGCTGGGTATTAGGAACGAAGAAGAAGA CCCCTACACTCTAGCAGATGATATCCACCAGGAGGAGAGGAGCTGGTATGTTGGAGGCATGAGACGAAAAGAGGCGGAGGAGCTGCTGAGAGGGCGGAGGGATGGGACTTTTTTAATCAGAGACAGTCAGACTCAGAGTGGCTCTTTTGCCTGCTCTGTTGT TGTGGACGGGGATGTGAAACACTGTGTGATCTACAGGACGTCCACAGGATATGGCTTTGCTGAGCCCTACAACCTGTATTCATCACTGAGAGAGCTTGTGCTCCATTATCGACATACATCTCTGATCCAACACAACCAGCAGCTGAATGTAACCCTGGCCTGGCCTGCTCTCAGCCAGCAGTCCAGCTGA